The following is a genomic window from Sporosarcina jeotgali.
GAAGGAATGCTGATTCGAAAGTCTACTGTGAAATACGCATCCCCCCATTTAGAGAAGACGAGCAGAGGCCTTCGTGCAGCTGTCTTCAAAGTGAAAAAGATTTGGCTGCTTCCGGTACTTCTGTTAGTGCCTGGAGATATGATTTCTGCATATGTGCCTTACTGGCCGCAGTTTACACTCGGTGCAGAATCGTTTAGTTTTGTGCCAGTGCCAGTGCTGATTGGCTTTAGCCAAATTGCACGCAAGCGGTTTCCGGATGAGCTCTTCCCGAAATTCGGTGTGTTGGTGATTTGGACGGGCGTCGCTGTTACGGTACTCGCGTTCGGTGCTCTTTATGAACCTATGATCGGCTGGGGCGCATTGGTTATGGGTGTCCTGCTTCGATCAGTTCTGACATTAGTCACAGCTGTTCAGGAACGGAGCGGCGGTTATGCAGCTTCGCCGAGTGCGAAGGGTGTTGTGATCGCAGGCGTTCTTCCTGGATCACCTGCTGAAAAACTCGGATTGCAGCCGGGGGAAGTCATTCGTGCGGTGAACGGAATGCAAGTTGCGAATGATAAAGAATTGTATGACGCGATCCAAGTGAATGCCGCCCATTGCCGTTTGCAAGTGGCGGATCGAAACGGAGAAGTCCGTCTTATGCAGCAAGTGCTGTACCGGCATGATCATTATCAGCTCGGATTATTATTAGTAAGATAATAGATAAAAAGGAGGCGGTGCTGTGTGGAAAGTTTAGCGACAAAATTGGTTATGGCGTTGTTCATTCCTGGAATTCTCGTTGTGTTCTTCACGCGGGTTACGTTTCATCAGCTTGTCGGATTAATCTTGACGATTGCACTCATCGCCGCCTCTGTTTATGCAGGTTATACGCATAACTGGATGCTGTACGTGGCAGATGCGCTGTCGCTGACGGTTGGATTCTGGTATGCCAATCGAATGGTTGCAAGCGCACATCGGCGGTCTAATGAAAATCTTCATGAATAACGAAAAAGCCTTGCACACGCTGCAGGGCTTTTTCATTTCTTCTATTCTATAAGTATGAGAACCGGGATTTTTGGGTATGATAGGTTCAAAGGGGTTACATGAACAAACTGTAGACCGCGAGTACACCAATCGTTCCGAGGACGACGGTCATTAATCCAAATCCGGAGACTGCTATGAGAAATGCAGTTGCGGCACCGATTAACCCGAATAAGAGATTGCCTTCTTGTACATAGAACACTGCCGGGAAAATGAGAGCGCCGAGCACAGCGTAAGGGATGTTGCTTAAAATTCCCGTAACGAACGGCGGCAGCTTTTTTCCATCGAGGATCGTGAGCGGAATCATGCGCGGAATGTACGTCACAAGCGCCATTCCGAATAGCATCCACCAATAAGTCGGGCCCATCAGTTCTCCTCCTTTTCAATGACAGGGATAGACCTGCGTCCGTATTTTGAATAAATGAGTTCGATAATGATTGAAGAGAGCAAGGTCGATGCCAAAATTGCCCACCCTGTCGATAATAATTCGGTATAATAAAAGAAACAGTGCAGGATTGCCGCAAGACTCGCGAGCAGCACTACTTTCCGATTGCCTTTCATAGATGGGACAAGCAGTGCGATGAAGAGCGCATAGAGTGCGATGGACATGGCAGCTTGCAGGAATAACGGCAGGTTCGCGCCGATGACATGTCCTACAGCGGTGAAAACGACCCAGCTGCCGTAAGCGATCACGATGACGCCGAATGCATGAGCACTTGACACTTTGTCTTGTTTACTCGTTGCAATGACGGAAAACGTTTCATCCGTGACTCCGAATGCGTATGCAGCTTTGACGGGTTTTGGAGCGGGCTGCATCTTTTCATTCAGCGAAGCCGTCATTAGAAAGTGACGGATGTTTACGATGAATGTATTCATGACGATTAATAATGGATCGACGCCAGCTGTGATGAGGCTGAGCGATATGTATTGGGCTGCGCCAGCAAAGACGAAAATACTCATTGCGGTCGCTTCGATCAGCGAAAGCCCAGTAGTCTTTGCAAGCAGGCCGAATGTAAGCGCGACGGGGAAATACCCGATGGCGATGCTGAGACCGGCGCGGAGGCCGTTGTTGAATTCACTGCGTTCCATTTGCATCCCAGCTTTCATATGATTTTCAATACTAGTGATTATACTACATCTGCTAAAGACAACAAGACTGAATTTTTAAATGGTTATAAAAAGAGAGATTAAGGTTGGGGTGACTCGAGATGCAAGAATGGTTAAGTGTGGATAAAGTTATCGAACTCGCAGAGCAATATAAGGCATTCGGTCCGTTCATCGGCATTTTACTGCCGTTCATCGAGTCATTCCTGCCTTTTTTACCGTTATTTGTGTTCGTCTTCGCGAATTCCGCAGCGTACGGATTATGGTTAGGCTTCATCCTATCCTGGGTCGGAACGACGGTCGGTTCCTACGTGGTGTTTTTGATTATCCGGAGATACGGGCAAAGCCGCTTACTGAACTTCATGACACGCCATAAAAAAGTGAAGAAGCTGATTTTGTGGGTGGAGAGCAATGGATTCGGCCCGCTGTTCTTGTTCATCTGTTTCCCGTTTACGCCATCCGCGCTCGTGAATCTGGTTGCAGGATTGTCGAATATGCGGAAGACGTATTATTTGATGATCTTAATGGCAGGGAAGTTTGTCATGATTTTCATGATCAGTTTCGTCGGCTACGATTTGAAAGCATTGCTGACCCAGCCGATCCGATCCGCAATTGTCGGCGCTGTGATTTTGATATTATGGTTCGCCGGCAAGTATTTTGAGCGGCGTTTGAATAAGAAGGTCGAGCGGCACGCGCGGGAATGGGACGGGAAAAAGCATTGGGAGGACAAGTAATAGCAGTGCAGTGCGCTTCGCCTGGCGAAGCGTTTTTTTATTTGGATTAAACATCTTGTGGCACGCTTCAGGAATTGGGGGCGGGTGCTCATAAAAGTTATGAAACGCTCATAACGTCGGGGAAATGATCATAAATCTCGCGAAGTGCTCATAACCGTGGAAATGCGATCATAAATCACGAAATGTGATCATAAGACTTTTAAACTGATCATAAACCTCAAAAAACCGCTCATAACCACTTCACGCCGCGCGCTATGCCCCTCAATCCTTCATCCAGCAACCACACAAATGAACCATTTTCAGAAGTGCGAACATTTATTCGCAAAAGCACCTCTCAGACTTTGATTCTTCTAGTGAAAACCATTACAATGAGAAGACTAGTAACGAAGAGAGAGGGGCTATCTGATGACGCTGCGATTTATAACGGGACGGTCAGGGACAGGGAAGACCTATACGATAGAGCAGGAAATTGTACAAGCACTGCAGGCAGATCCGCTTGGCGCGCCGATTGTGCTGATTGTGCCGGACCAGATGTCGTATTCGCTGGAGCATAGTTTGGCTGCGCAATTCGGATTAAACGGCATGGTGCGTGCGCAAGTATTGACGTTCAAGCGGCTGGCATGGCGGGTGCTGCAGGAAACAGGCGGGATTACACGTCGCGAAGTGGACGGATTCGGATATCGGATGCTTATCCGCAGTGTGCTGGAAGAAAATCGTGAGGATTTCAAGTTATTCCGACAAGCGGCTGATAAGCGCGGATTCACGGAGCAGGTAGAGGGTGTGTTGAAAGAGTTCAGCCGGTATTGTCTGGATCACACAACACTTGCACAGCTGCATACCCAGCTCGCTGCAGCATCAGCGCCGCGTTCTTTAGTTGATAAAGCAGGGGATTTGTCATTGCTGCTGGAAAAAGTGGAAGAGCGATTAGGGTCAGCATATGTCGATAGTGAAGGGCATTTAGCGATGCTTGCCGGTCAGGTCCAGTTTTCTTCCTACATTCAAGAAGCAGACATTTACATAGACGGTTTCGAATTATTGACGAACCGGGAGCATGAAATTATCCGTGAGCTATTAAAATATGCAAAACGGGTTACTGTTGCGCTGCCGACGGATGAGCAGGGAGAAGCGACAGAGGATCACGAGTTGTTTTTCAGTCCGATGCGCACGAAACAAATCATTACAGAACTTGCGCGTGAGGAATCAGTAGAGATTGAAGCAGAGATGAAATTGACGACCGCACGCCGATTCCGAAATCCCGACGTGCTGCATCTCGAAGCTCAATTTGATAAATATCCAGCCGCCCAGCAAGTCAGCAGCGGAGATGTTCGGGTTATTGAAGCAACGGATCGCCGAGCTGAAATGCATGCCGTAGCCCGTTCGATTCGAAAGCTTGCGATGTCGGGGAAACGATACAACGATATGGCGATTTTGTATCGCCAGCCGGAAGTCTACGATGAATTGATCGAAACCATTTTCCCTCAGTATGATATTCCGGTCTTCATCAGCCAGAAAAAGCCGATGCTTCACCATCCGCTTATTGAATTTACGCGTTCTGTGCTGGAAGCAGTCACTGGAAACTGGTCCTACGAAGCAATTTTCCGTGCGGTGAAAACGGATTTGTTTTTCCCCCACGGAGAAGACCGTCAGATTTGGCGGGAACGTGCCGATCGGCTGGAGAACTATGTGCTGGCACATGGAATCCATGGCCACCGGTGGTTTGACGATGTACGATGGCGGGTGAAAAAGTATCGCGGCCTGGAGCTGCATACCGAAGTTCAGACAGATGAAGAACTCGCAATGCAGGCAGAGCTGCATAGTGTCCGGGATTTGATCCGCGGTCCTCTGGAAGGTCTGGGGAAGAAGTTGAAAGCTGCACAAGACGGCAGACAAGCGGCAGAGGCGCTGTTTGCTTTCATGGAAGAACTCCATGTCTATGATAAAATCATCGATTTGCGTGCTGAAGAGGAGCGTGCAGGGCGATTGCTCGGTGCGTCAGAACATGAACAGGCGTGGACAGGATGGATTAATATCCTGGATCAGTTTGTGCTCATGTTTGGAGATGTCAAGATGTCGCCGAAAGATGCTGTGAGAGTTCTGGATGAAGGATTCGATACGCTGGAGTTTGCTCGGATTCCGCCATCTCTGGACCAAGTGACGGTAATGACGATTGACCTTGCAACGTTTTTAAGTATTGACGAAGTGTTTGTCATTGGAACGAATGACGGCGTGCTGCCGCAGCGAATTGACAACGAAGGACTCATATCCGATACGGATCGGCAATGGTTTGAAAGGGTCGGATTTGAACTTGCCCCTTCTGCAAAATCCCGTTTGATGGATGAATCCTATAAAGCGTATCGTGCGTTCACTGCAGCTTCTGAAGGATTGACCGTGTCGTACCCCATTGCAGATGAAGCGGGAAAAGCATTGATTTCATCGCTTTATATCCCAAGACTTGGTCAAGTGTTCGAAGGGTTACAGACAGAAATTGCGGTTACCGATCCATTGGATTTATTGGAGGATGCGGATGAACTGCCTTACATCAGTCATCCAAGATCTGCATTGCCTTATGCCTTTGCCCAACTCCGCCATGCTGAAACTGAGGGAGGGGTATCGCCAATATGGCAGGCAGTCATTGCGTATTATGAGGACGATCCGCTTTGGTCATCGATTCTTTCTGGCATCCAGGGAAAACGGAAGCACGGAACAGATACCGAGCGTTTGACACCGGATTTAACACATGGTTTGTACGGAGAAACGATGTCGTCCAGCGTATCACGCGTGGAATCTTATTACAGCTGTCCATTCCAGCATTTCGCGACCTATGGACTTGGGCTGCGCGAGCGCTCGGAATTCACGTTGGAAGCACCGGCGATTGGAGATTTGTTCCACGCTGCATTGAAATGGGTATCTGACGAAATTATGAGGACCGGTGCCACGTGGGCAGGGTTAACGAAAGAAGATTGCTTCCGTTTAGCACGAGAAGCTGTGGATGGCATCGCGCCTTATTTCTTCCATCGGATTTTACTGTCGACGAGCCGGCATGTCTATATTAAACGCAAGTTAACCCGCATTATTCAGCGGACGCTGTTTGCGCTTCGCAGTCAGGCAACTGCTTCCAGCTTTGAACCGATTGCTGTGGAAGTTGGATTCGGACCGGGCGAGCAGATGCCGCCTCTGTCTATTCCTTTAAAACGAGGAGGCCAGATGAATTTACGCGGGCGAATTGACCGAGTCGATGCATCGAATGTCAAGGATAAAACCTATATCCGTATTGTCGATTATAAGTCTTCTTCGAAAGCTCTCGATTTGACTGAAGTGTATTACGGATTGTCGCTGCAAATGCTGACGTATCTGGACGTAGCGCTCGAGCATGCTGACGAATGGCTGCATGTTCACGCGGATCCTGCGGGGATGCTGTATGTCCACGTCCATAATCCGATGGTGCGAAGCGTTCAGGAGCTGGCGGAAGAAGCGATTGAAGAAGAGATGTTGAAATCGTTTTCGATGAAAGGCTATGTGCTGGAGGATTTATCGGTCGTCAAAGAAATGGACAGTGATATTGAACGATCGTCCAAAATAATTCCTGCCCGTGTGAAAAAAGATGGTTCGTTCTATGCGACCTCTAAAGTACTCGCACCTGACGATATGCAATTACTGCGCGGGGCAGTCCGTTCCCGCCACCGTCAAGCGGGTGACGCGATGCTTGCAGGAGATGCACGGGTCTATCCATATCGATTGAAAGAGCGGATGCCGTGTAACTACTGTCCGTACCAAGGAGTTTGTCAGTTCGACACGACGGATCCGGACGCAAAGTACCGGAATTATGCAGAACTTTCTGCGAAAGAATCGCTTGAAAAAATGCGGAAGGAGGTTGAAGGCGATGCACATACCACCGAAACCGAGT
Proteins encoded in this region:
- a CDS encoding TVP38/TMEM64 family protein — translated: MQEWLSVDKVIELAEQYKAFGPFIGILLPFIESFLPFLPLFVFVFANSAAYGLWLGFILSWVGTTVGSYVVFLIIRRYGQSRLLNFMTRHKKVKKLILWVESNGFGPLFLFICFPFTPSALVNLVAGLSNMRKTYYLMILMAGKFVMIFMISFVGYDLKALLTQPIRSAIVGAVILILWFAGKYFERRLNKKVERHAREWDGKKHWEDK
- a CDS encoding CsbA family protein, whose product is MESLATKLVMALFIPGILVVFFTRVTFHQLVGLILTIALIAASVYAGYTHNWMLYVADALSLTVGFWYANRMVASAHRRSNENLHE
- a CDS encoding AzlD domain-containing protein, with the translated sequence MGPTYWWMLFGMALVTYIPRMIPLTILDGKKLPPFVTGILSNIPYAVLGALIFPAVFYVQEGNLLFGLIGAATAFLIAVSGFGLMTVVLGTIGVLAVYSLFM
- a CDS encoding PDZ domain-containing protein, which codes for MSENWLFDILQAAAVFFLNPLFWLILLVAVALGYMRVKRERKDFNIRKLPGLTELRRLVADSWVHALLLSVLLSGIGFVADAGWIVLFSIVMIIVLISFYYQWGSPIYTAAIAFFGLAAWQKFGGSFSVHGWSLQDVDLLDQLAVTIPVIAGLLLIAEGMLIRKSTVKYASPHLEKTSRGLRAAVFKVKKIWLLPVLLLVPGDMISAYVPYWPQFTLGAESFSFVPVPVLIGFSQIARKRFPDELFPKFGVLVIWTGVAVTVLAFGALYEPMIGWGALVMGVLLRSVLTLVTAVQERSGGYAASPSAKGVVIAGVLPGSPAEKLGLQPGEVIRAVNGMQVANDKELYDAIQVNAAHCRLQVADRNGEVRLMQQVLYRHDHYQLGLLLVR
- a CDS encoding AzlC family ABC transporter permease, yielding MERSEFNNGLRAGLSIAIGYFPVALTFGLLAKTTGLSLIEATAMSIFVFAGAAQYISLSLITAGVDPLLIVMNTFIVNIRHFLMTASLNEKMQPAPKPVKAAYAFGVTDETFSVIATSKQDKVSSAHAFGVIVIAYGSWVVFTAVGHVIGANLPLFLQAAMSIALYALFIALLVPSMKGNRKVVLLASLAAILHCFFYYTELLSTGWAILASTLLSSIIIELIYSKYGRRSIPVIEKEEN
- the addB gene encoding helicase-exonuclease AddAB subunit AddB, yielding MTLRFITGRSGTGKTYTIEQEIVQALQADPLGAPIVLIVPDQMSYSLEHSLAAQFGLNGMVRAQVLTFKRLAWRVLQETGGITRREVDGFGYRMLIRSVLEENREDFKLFRQAADKRGFTEQVEGVLKEFSRYCLDHTTLAQLHTQLAAASAPRSLVDKAGDLSLLLEKVEERLGSAYVDSEGHLAMLAGQVQFSSYIQEADIYIDGFELLTNREHEIIRELLKYAKRVTVALPTDEQGEATEDHELFFSPMRTKQIITELAREESVEIEAEMKLTTARRFRNPDVLHLEAQFDKYPAAQQVSSGDVRVIEATDRRAEMHAVARSIRKLAMSGKRYNDMAILYRQPEVYDELIETIFPQYDIPVFISQKKPMLHHPLIEFTRSVLEAVTGNWSYEAIFRAVKTDLFFPHGEDRQIWRERADRLENYVLAHGIHGHRWFDDVRWRVKKYRGLELHTEVQTDEELAMQAELHSVRDLIRGPLEGLGKKLKAAQDGRQAAEALFAFMEELHVYDKIIDLRAEEERAGRLLGASEHEQAWTGWINILDQFVLMFGDVKMSPKDAVRVLDEGFDTLEFARIPPSLDQVTVMTIDLATFLSIDEVFVIGTNDGVLPQRIDNEGLISDTDRQWFERVGFELAPSAKSRLMDESYKAYRAFTAASEGLTVSYPIADEAGKALISSLYIPRLGQVFEGLQTEIAVTDPLDLLEDADELPYISHPRSALPYAFAQLRHAETEGGVSPIWQAVIAYYEDDPLWSSILSGIQGKRKHGTDTERLTPDLTHGLYGETMSSSVSRVESYYSCPFQHFATYGLGLRERSEFTLEAPAIGDLFHAALKWVSDEIMRTGATWAGLTKEDCFRLAREAVDGIAPYFFHRILLSTSRHVYIKRKLTRIIQRTLFALRSQATASSFEPIAVEVGFGPGEQMPPLSIPLKRGGQMNLRGRIDRVDASNVKDKTYIRIVDYKSSSKALDLTEVYYGLSLQMLTYLDVALEHADEWLHVHADPAGMLYVHVHNPMVRSVQELAEEAIEEEMLKSFSMKGYVLEDLSVVKEMDSDIERSSKIIPARVKKDGSFYATSKVLAPDDMQLLRGAVRSRHRQAGDAMLAGDARVYPYRLKERMPCNYCPYQGVCQFDTTDPDAKYRNYAELSAKESLEKMRKEVEGDAHTTETE